In the Candidatus Bathyarchaeota archaeon genome, one interval contains:
- a CDS encoding winged helix-turn-helix transcriptional regulator, with product MIRKTFSKLNLIQDELFKIFRETPLKLIKFSAILKSIFKKLSVDEGLKNEVLILLCKGLTFNKSFRKIPKLEQLIIEYESSNEPLLDYAKCFFAKALSNFFNEKISKYKNEAARKIFLRDLSDLTDILHSIPVEKLLTKIESLQFNEKTSVIFMDFINELKTLIDKKWNPDLEVERKINEAQKEIEFYLSKMENLSGFKLGSIGNYQEGLLIHCFFDPWYNDNSSLWGVSFYPILNILNLQPPYIFFDALRRGLLAREAAHFFTPNIIEKMERVYEQMDYCAYKILNDFEAEFWEFARHGLREESKEFDGINYYLEWEAIVGWDFLNKVFSRLKSINRFKSEINFSEYQSIVDSLALKPKHVSLTQEELSILNFLSEKPLISVSELSQKTGVSLPTVQKLLKTLRLKANIWPSVLVDLNKLNITCFLTLLKIKPHVLNELINIIWLFPYCGRIYKVFGETNLLCYFQIPLSYENFIYDYLTILKRADVIEKSFIFKVEEFYYNFNPRFYNASISDWDVPWDEWGLWLKEYLLTKGLLHVIKGRPKEGKRKIKVNKIDLELIRLLRVNARFPFSEIGFKLGVSGAYIGQRVRHLINSQVITPTVASFRIGLDEAVFVTFDCEEEDLTAIKSAFDELPMWQGFKISGDMEGVASMIYIPTGETQELLYAIDKYLIESKLVNKYMIHVIERWTGMRRWLPIELYTDGAGWIFDKNEYLNQLKDEVESLTNKS from the coding sequence ATGATTAGAAAAACTTTTTCTAAATTAAACTTAATTCAAGATGAACTCTTTAAAATTTTTAGGGAAACTCCTTTAAAATTAATTAAGTTTTCAGCAATTTTAAAAAGCATTTTCAAGAAATTAAGCGTTGATGAAGGCTTAAAAAATGAAGTTTTAATTCTTTTATGCAAAGGCTTAACTTTTAATAAAAGCTTTAGAAAAATTCCAAAGCTTGAACAATTAATTATTGAATATGAAAGCTCAAATGAGCCTTTACTAGATTACGCTAAATGTTTTTTTGCTAAAGCTCTTTCTAACTTTTTTAACGAGAAAATTAGTAAATATAAAAATGAAGCGGCTAGAAAAATTTTTCTTAGAGATTTATCTGATTTAACAGATATTCTACACTCAATACCTGTGGAAAAGCTTTTAACAAAAATTGAAAGCCTTCAATTTAATGAAAAAACAAGCGTAATTTTTATGGATTTTATTAATGAGTTGAAAACGCTTATTGATAAAAAATGGAATCCAGATTTAGAAGTTGAAAGAAAAATTAATGAAGCTCAAAAAGAAATTGAGTTTTACTTATCTAAAATGGAAAATTTATCTGGTTTTAAGCTCGGCTCTATTGGAAACTATCAAGAGGGGTTGCTTATCCACTGCTTTTTTGATCCTTGGTATAATGATAACTCATCGCTTTGGGGAGTTAGCTTCTATCCAATTTTGAATATATTAAATTTGCAACCGCCATATATTTTTTTTGATGCTTTAAGAAGAGGTTTATTAGCTAGAGAAGCAGCTCACTTTTTTACTCCCAATATAATAGAGAAAATGGAAAGAGTCTACGAGCAAATGGATTACTGTGCCTACAAGATTCTTAACGATTTTGAAGCTGAATTCTGGGAGTTTGCTAGGCATGGATTAAGAGAGGAATCTAAAGAATTCGATGGAATAAATTATTATTTAGAGTGGGAAGCTATTGTTGGATGGGACTTCTTAAATAAAGTTTTCTCTAGATTAAAAAGCATAAACCGTTTTAAATCTGAAATCAACTTTTCAGAATATCAATCAATAGTTGATTCTTTAGCATTAAAGCCTAAGCATGTTTCTTTAACTCAAGAAGAGCTTTCAATATTAAATTTTCTATCTGAAAAACCCTTGATTTCAGTTAGCGAGCTTTCTCAAAAAACTGGAGTAAGCTTACCTACTGTTCAAAAGCTTCTTAAAACCTTAAGGCTTAAAGCTAATATTTGGCCAAGCGTTTTAGTAGATTTAAATAAGCTTAACATAACTTGCTTTTTAACACTATTAAAAATTAAGCCGCATGTATTAAATGAGTTAATTAACATTATTTGGCTTTTCCCTTATTGCGGAAGAATCTATAAAGTTTTTGGGGAAACAAATTTATTATGTTACTTTCAAATTCCATTAAGTTATGAAAACTTTATTTATGATTATTTAACTATTCTTAAAAGAGCAGATGTAATAGAGAAAAGCTTTATTTTTAAAGTTGAAGAGTTCTATTATAATTTTAATCCAAGATTTTATAACGCGAGCATTAGCGATTGGGATGTGCCTTGGGATGAATGGGGTTTATGGCTTAAAGAATATCTTTTAACAAAAGGATTGCTTCATGTGATTAAAGGTAGACCTAAAGAAGGGAAAAGAAAAATTAAGGTAAACAAAATCGACCTTGAATTAATTCGTTTATTAAGAGTTAATGCGCGATTTCCTTTTTCTGAAATAGGGTTTAAGCTAGGCGTTAGCGGAGCTTATATTGGTCAGAGAGTTAGGCATTTAATAAACTCTCAAGTGATAACCCCAACAGTTGCTTCTTTTAGGATTGGTTTAGATGAAGCTGTTTTCGTAACTTTTGATTGTGAAGAAGAAGATTTAACAGCTATTAAATCAGCTTTCGACGAGTTACCTATGTGGCAAGGATTCAAAATAAGCGGCGATATGGAGGGAGTAGCATCGATGATTTATATTCCAACAGGGGAAACTCAAGAGCTTCTCTACGCTATAGATAAATATTTGATTGAATCTAAATTAGTTAATAAATATATGATTCATGTTATAGAGCGATGGACTGGAATGAGAAGATGGCTTCCAATAGAATTATATACAGATGGTGCAGGTTGGATTTTTGATAAAAATGAATATTTAAACCAGTTGAAAGATGAAGTTGAAAGCTTAACTAATAAAAGTTAA
- a CDS encoding phospholipase D family protein, producing MKVKVIIILLSFLTGILVGISLWNITPHPSHSITITFTKTIYQNATYANESIFSYEAYFSPNGKCEEKLIYWINKANQSIHIMIYSFTLDSIGDALINAYNKGVEVKIVMEKEQLTGYSEYYKLKKAGIEVKLDSNPALMHNKVAIIDGKIVITGSYNWSQNAETKNNENLLIIKSKGLAEVYELEFQKIWRQST from the coding sequence TTGAAAGTTAAGGTAATAATAATTTTATTATCATTTTTAACTGGAATTTTAGTTGGCATAAGCTTATGGAATATTACTCCTCACCCATCTCACTCGATAACAATAACTTTCACTAAAACTATTTATCAAAATGCTACCTATGCGAATGAATCTATTTTTAGTTATGAAGCGTATTTTTCTCCTAATGGTAAATGTGAGGAAAAATTAATTTATTGGATTAATAAAGCTAATCAATCTATTCACATAATGATTTACAGCTTTACTTTAGACAGTATTGGAGACGCTTTAATTAATGCTTATAACAAAGGCGTTGAAGTTAAAATTGTTATGGAAAAGGAGCAATTAACCGGGTATAGCGAATATTACAAGCTTAAAAAAGCTGGAATTGAAGTTAAACTTGACTCAAATCCAGCTCTTATGCATAATAAAGTAGCGATAATAGATGGGAAGATAGTAATAACTGGAAGTTACAACTGGTCGCAAAACGCTGAAACAAAAAATAATGAAAATCTACTCATTATTAAAAGTAAAGGTTTAGCTGAAGTTTACGAGTTAGAATTCCAAAAAATATGGCGTCAATCCACATAA
- a CDS encoding aspartate kinase, which translates to MVEKIVSKFGGSLLYDKNSFLEAAKYIVDLTQKYKVISVVSAPKGVTDVLTKLYKNKKDKVILNLKNRYKKIIQGIRNLSIKETAFKLLNEELEKLKTPINYDQFISTGENHSGIILSHFLKYLGCNSIYMDGYKAGIIVDSRGVIKEELSIKNIKENLLHNLSKGYAPIVGGFVGKQLETGEYKLLGRNSTDVTGAIVAAAMKAKYEIIKDVPGIYIVEPEYGKTNIISRLSYDEAGELTWRGIEVIHPIAIKIAKAYNIPIQVKTIKSKTSTLVCNETATTYKKPIAGISARKFYLLTIYDEFMNTPEGRGYLSNVTSILSNYGIDIYDVATSANEISLTINLNHRFIMKEKIELIIERDLKRYGYKPKVKGGSVGALSVTGEVLKNNVSTISRLINVLNKSKINLFMISKSLNSSNIILIIDENKLKNAVNIIYREFFV; encoded by the coding sequence ATGGTTGAGAAAATTGTTTCAAAATTTGGTGGCTCCTTATTATACGATAAAAATAGTTTTTTAGAAGCGGCTAAATATATTGTTGATTTAACTCAAAAATATAAAGTTATATCTGTTGTGTCTGCTCCTAAAGGAGTTACAGATGTTTTAACAAAACTCTATAAAAATAAAAAAGATAAAGTTATTTTAAACTTGAAAAATAGATATAAAAAAATTATTCAAGGCATTCGAAACTTAAGCATTAAAGAAACGGCATTTAAGTTGTTAAATGAAGAATTAGAAAAGCTGAAAACGCCTATAAACTATGATCAATTTATTTCTACTGGTGAAAATCATTCTGGAATAATTCTCTCTCATTTTCTAAAATATTTAGGTTGTAACTCGATTTATATGGATGGTTATAAAGCTGGAATAATAGTTGATTCTAGAGGAGTTATCAAAGAAGAGTTAAGCATAAAAAATATTAAAGAAAACTTATTGCATAACCTGAGTAAAGGATATGCACCTATTGTTGGAGGATTTGTTGGTAAACAATTAGAGACGGGAGAATATAAGCTTTTAGGAAGAAATAGCACAGATGTTACTGGAGCTATTGTTGCAGCAGCTATGAAAGCTAAATATGAAATAATTAAAGATGTCCCTGGAATCTATATTGTTGAACCTGAATATGGTAAAACCAATATTATTTCACGCTTAAGCTATGATGAAGCTGGAGAATTAACTTGGAGAGGAATAGAAGTTATCCATCCTATAGCTATTAAAATTGCTAAAGCATATAATATTCCAATTCAAGTTAAAACAATTAAAAGCAAAACATCAACCCTAGTATGCAATGAAACAGCAACCACTTATAAGAAACCTATAGCAGGAATATCCGCAAGAAAATTTTATTTATTAACAATTTATGATGAATTTATGAATACACCAGAGGGAAGAGGATATTTAAGCAATGTAACAAGCATTTTATCAAATTATGGAATCGATATTTATGATGTGGCTACCTCAGCAAATGAAATTTCATTAACAATTAATCTTAACCATAGATTCATTATGAAAGAAAAAATAGAGTTAATAATTGAGAGAGATCTGAAAAGATATGGTTACAAACCAAAGGTGAAGGGGGGAAGCGTAGGTGCTTTAAGCGTTACAGGAGAGGTTTTAAAGAATAATGTAAGTACAATCTCTCGTTTAATAAATGTCTTAAACAAGAGTAAAATTAATTTATTTATGATTTCAAAAAGCTTAAACAGTTCTAATATAATACTTATCATTGATGAAAATAAATTAAAGAACGCGGTAAATATAATATATAGAGAATTTTTCGTCTAG
- a CDS encoding TMEM165/GDT1 family protein, with product MLESILIPLAIVSLAELGDKTQLTILLLSSKTKKA from the coding sequence ATGCTAGAAAGCATTTTAATTCCTTTAGCTATAGTTAGTTTAGCAGAGCTGGGAGATAAAACTCAATTAACAATTTTACTTTTATCTTCAAAAACTAAAAAGGCTTAA
- a CDS encoding helix-turn-helix transcriptional regulator, translating into MSLNLEKEWRERLVKTNLDLIILRLLKEKPRWGYEINMEIRNRFKVYLSAGTLYPLLHSLEDKGYVEGAWQPEGGREKRIYKITLKGEEFLNAGEKALERTLLRRES; encoded by the coding sequence TTGAGCTTGAATTTAGAAAAAGAATGGCGTGAACGACTTGTTAAAACGAATTTAGATCTTATAATTCTTAGGCTTCTTAAAGAAAAACCTAGATGGGGCTATGAAATAAATATGGAAATAAGAAATAGATTTAAAGTTTATTTAAGTGCTGGAACACTTTATCCGCTTCTCCACTCTTTAGAGGATAAAGGTTATGTTGAAGGCGCTTGGCAACCTGAAGGTGGAAGAGAAAAAAGAATTTATAAAATAACTTTAAAAGGCGAAGAATTCCTTAACGCTGGAGAAAAAGCTTTAGAAAGAACTTTATTAAGGCGAGAGTCTTAA
- a CDS encoding MFS transporter — MIKKAYLIELLKFKKNLWFLAFAAFLPYFSSGMIAAFIMVWLRELGASFLNVGIVNGISNLALALSFFIGGFLSDNYGGKKIFFLGLILSLLSSIFYGATGWLFTWLLVALGLILGRISIGFREASSFQIVYKASEKHKHASSFGLLSTFKQLGYVIGPVTGGLIAYIFGLKTPFILAPPITLAAIMLTSKLNLGESKVKLRFSLKEAKKALSLNSGVTILIFISLWDQFFLEIGNPFYMIFLNEEFKAPSYILGLCFTLMSLSTLVFSMISGVASDLIKKRKPSIIFSALVMALSVGLVAFAFNPWMFVASYFLAGVSTAISNTAIPSYFADVLKDKASTIFGFRFAAMYFTGCFSPLISGWVIQNFQSLRLPFIINFAGLIIEIPLLIAFFKE; from the coding sequence ATGATTAAAAAAGCTTATTTAATAGAGCTTCTAAAATTTAAGAAAAATTTATGGTTTTTAGCTTTCGCTGCTTTTCTTCCTTACTTTTCTTCAGGAATGATTGCTGCTTTCATAATGGTTTGGCTTAGGGAACTTGGGGCTTCTTTTTTAAATGTTGGCATTGTAAACGGTATCAGCAATTTAGCTTTAGCCTTATCATTTTTTATTGGAGGTTTTTTAAGCGATAATTACGGTGGAAAAAAAATATTTTTCTTAGGTTTAATTTTATCTCTTTTATCCTCAATATTTTATGGAGCTACAGGCTGGCTTTTTACTTGGCTTCTAGTAGCTTTAGGTTTAATTTTGGGTCGAATATCTATAGGGTTTAGAGAAGCTTCTTCATTTCAAATAGTTTATAAAGCTTCAGAAAAACATAAGCATGCTTCATCATTTGGGCTTTTATCAACTTTTAAGCAGCTTGGTTATGTAATCGGCCCTGTTACAGGAGGGTTAATTGCATATATTTTTGGGTTAAAAACCCCCTTTATTTTAGCTCCTCCAATAACTCTTGCAGCAATAATGCTTACCTCTAAATTAAATTTAGGAGAGAGTAAAGTTAAATTAAGGTTTAGCTTAAAAGAAGCTAAGAAAGCTTTAAGCTTAAACTCTGGAGTAACGATTTTAATTTTTATCTCCTTATGGGATCAATTTTTCTTAGAGATTGGAAACCCCTTCTATATGATTTTCCTTAATGAAGAATTTAAAGCACCATCTTATATACTCGGTTTATGTTTTACACTTATGTCTTTAAGCACACTTGTTTTCAGCATGATCAGCGGAGTCGCATCAGATTTAATTAAAAAAAGGAAACCTTCAATAATTTTTAGTGCTTTAGTAATGGCTTTAAGCGTTGGTTTAGTAGCCTTCGCATTTAACCCATGGATGTTTGTAGCTAGCTATTTTCTAGCTGGAGTTTCAACAGCAATCTCTAATACAGCTATTCCATCTTATTTTGCAGATGTTTTAAAAGATAAAGCTTCAACAATTTTTGGGTTTAGGTTTGCAGCTATGTACTTTACTGGATGTTTTTCACCGTTAATTTCAGGATGGGTAATTCAAAACTTTCAGTCTTTAAGGTTACCTTTCATCATAAATTTTGCAGGTTTAATTATTGAAATTCCTCTTTTAATAGCTTTCTTTAAAGAATAA
- a CDS encoding DEAD/DEAH box helicase: MEKAEEALNVFSLFIKPIQEAIKERKFSVPTEAQQKAIPLILQGKNILLIAPTATGKTEAAILPVLNNLLVKGSNQIGVSILYITPLRALNRDMLDRLEWWCKKLELKVSVRHGDTDVKERSMQAKTPPTMLITTPETLQALLVGKIMKKHLKSVKYVIIDEVHELAEDKRGSQLSLALERLRWITKSEFQLIGLSATIGSPEAVAKFLVGENRSIEVIKIPIKRKTKIKILFPSVIDDDYKLANKLYTHPEVTARLRVIKDLIKAHDSVLLFTNTRAIAEVLASRFKVWDVNFPISIHHGSLAKLVRVTAEKSLKKGELKGLVCTSSLELGIDIGKIDYVIQYMSPRQVTRLIQRIGRSGHKVGRIAEGAIITLDSDDTLEAMVIARSVYQENLEQVKIPEKPFDVLTHQITGLLIQKNRWTFNEILKIFKEAYPYRNLTEEDVKAIAEYMHSRFPRLAWVSFNDKVMLKPKRIKELYEYYFREMSMIPDEKQYLVVDEDSDSSIGILDEAFIAEYGEPGVKFIMKGSPWMIKSVRGDKIYVKAITDPTGAIPSWIGEEIPVPFEVAQEVGSIRALVEESLKAGENLNKIVKRIANKYFVDEETVLKAISETVEHVKKGYPAPTDKRITIEDWDEYTIITCHFGTLVNRTLARLIGHVLSEELSSTIGVQQDAYRIVIQSIKGFGKNSVANVLRKISQTKKLTDLINEAAIKTGLFKRRAVHVARRFGALSKWVDATKISLKQLIKSFEDTIIFQEALKEAYDKDLDVLKTIEVLNDIKNGKIELAIIEKNEASPIARLGIEKIGQKTDLIPPEKMKRILIEAAKARILNEVKLFACISCWKFIKPIAVKNLPKNFSCPKCGSKTIGILSTTEDDALNALKKRVKSFKDKKIIEEAEESAKLYQKYGLITVYILAGKKLNFSDVEHIAQKVRGVNDKLFELIVEAEKESLKRRFW; the protein is encoded by the coding sequence ATGGAGAAAGCTGAAGAAGCTTTAAATGTTTTTTCTTTATTTATTAAGCCTATTCAAGAAGCTATTAAAGAGCGAAAATTCTCAGTTCCCACTGAAGCTCAACAAAAAGCTATTCCATTAATACTTCAAGGAAAAAATATTCTTCTTATAGCTCCAACTGCAACTGGAAAAACTGAAGCTGCGATTCTTCCTGTTTTAAACAATCTTTTGGTTAAAGGTAGTAATCAAATTGGAGTAAGCATCCTTTACATAACGCCTTTAAGAGCTTTAAATCGAGATATGCTGGATAGATTGGAGTGGTGGTGTAAAAAGCTTGAGTTAAAAGTTTCAGTTAGACATGGCGACACAGATGTTAAAGAGAGAAGTATGCAAGCTAAAACGCCTCCAACCATGCTGATTACAACCCCTGAAACTCTTCAAGCTTTGCTTGTTGGTAAAATAATGAAGAAACATTTGAAAAGCGTTAAATATGTTATTATAGATGAAGTGCATGAATTAGCTGAGGATAAACGGGGAAGCCAACTCTCTTTAGCTTTAGAAAGGTTAAGATGGATAACTAAAAGTGAGTTTCAATTAATCGGGTTATCAGCTACGATAGGAAGCCCAGAGGCTGTAGCTAAATTTCTAGTTGGAGAAAATAGATCAATTGAAGTAATTAAGATTCCAATAAAAAGAAAGACTAAAATTAAAATATTGTTTCCTTCAGTTATTGATGATGATTATAAGCTTGCAAATAAGCTTTATACACATCCTGAAGTAACAGCAAGGCTTAGAGTTATAAAAGATTTAATTAAAGCTCATGATTCTGTGCTTTTATTCACCAATACAAGAGCTATAGCTGAAGTTTTAGCTAGCAGATTTAAAGTTTGGGATGTAAATTTCCCAATTTCCATTCACCACGGTTCCTTAGCTAAGCTTGTTAGAGTAACAGCTGAAAAAAGTTTAAAAAAAGGGGAGTTAAAAGGGCTTGTTTGCACAAGCTCCTTAGAGCTTGGAATAGATATAGGAAAAATAGATTATGTAATTCAATATATGAGCCCAAGGCAGGTTACAAGGTTGATTCAAAGAATTGGAAGAAGCGGACATAAAGTTGGAAGAATAGCTGAAGGAGCTATAATAACTTTAGATTCAGATGATACTTTAGAAGCAATGGTTATAGCTAGAAGCGTTTATCAAGAAAATCTTGAGCAAGTTAAAATTCCAGAGAAGCCTTTTGATGTTTTAACTCATCAAATAACCGGTTTACTTATTCAAAAAAACCGTTGGACATTCAATGAGATTCTTAAAATATTTAAAGAAGCTTATCCGTACAGAAATTTAACCGAAGAAGATGTTAAAGCGATAGCGGAATATATGCATTCAAGATTTCCTAGATTGGCTTGGGTTTCATTCAACGATAAAGTTATGCTAAAGCCTAAAAGAATTAAGGAGCTTTACGAGTATTATTTTAGAGAAATGTCTATGATTCCTGATGAAAAACAATATTTGGTTGTTGATGAAGATTCTGATTCTTCAATAGGAATTTTAGATGAAGCTTTTATAGCAGAATATGGTGAACCTGGAGTAAAATTCATTATGAAAGGTAGCCCATGGATGATTAAAAGTGTAAGAGGAGATAAAATATATGTAAAAGCTATAACTGATCCAACCGGTGCTATACCAAGCTGGATTGGAGAGGAAATTCCTGTGCCATTTGAAGTTGCTCAAGAAGTTGGATCAATAAGAGCTTTAGTTGAAGAAAGCTTAAAAGCAGGAGAAAACTTAAATAAAATTGTAAAGAGAATAGCAAACAAATATTTTGTTGATGAAGAAACTGTTTTAAAAGCTATTTCTGAAACTGTAGAGCATGTGAAAAAAGGTTATCCTGCGCCAACTGATAAAAGAATTACAATTGAAGATTGGGATGAATATACAATTATTACATGTCATTTTGGAACTTTAGTTAATAGAACTTTAGCTAGGCTTATAGGGCATGTATTATCTGAAGAATTAAGCTCAACTATTGGAGTTCAACAAGATGCCTATAGAATAGTTATCCAATCAATTAAAGGCTTTGGAAAGAATAGTGTTGCAAATGTTTTACGTAAAATTTCTCAAACTAAGAAGTTAACTGATTTAATTAATGAAGCTGCTATTAAAACAGGTTTATTTAAAAGAAGAGCAGTTCATGTTGCAAGGCGTTTTGGCGCTCTTTCAAAATGGGTTGATGCAACCAAAATAAGCTTAAAGCAATTAATTAAAAGTTTTGAAGACACAATAATTTTTCAAGAAGCTTTAAAGGAAGCTTACGATAAAGATTTAGATGTTTTAAAAACAATTGAAGTTTTAAATGATATTAAAAATGGGAAAATTGAGTTAGCGATTATAGAAAAAAATGAAGCCTCTCCAATAGCTAGGTTAGGAATTGAAAAAATTGGTCAAAAAACAGATTTGATTCCGCCTGAGAAAATGAAGCGTATCCTTATAGAAGCTGCTAAAGCTAGAATATTAAATGAAGTTAAACTTTTCGCATGCATTTCTTGCTGGAAATTTATTAAGCCAATAGCTGTAAAAAACTTGCCTAAAAATTTTTCTTGTCCTAAATGCGGTTCAAAGACTATAGGAATTCTTTCTACCACAGAAGATGATGCATTAAACGCTTTAAAGAAAAGGGTTAAATCATTTAAAGATAAGAAAATTATTGAGGAAGCTGAAGAATCAGCTAAATTATATCAAAAATATGGTTTAATAACAGTTTATATTTTAGCTGGGAAAAAACTTAATTTTTCAGATGTGGAGCATATAGCTCAAAAGGTTAGAGGTGTAAATGACAAATTATTTGAGTTAATTGTTGAAGCTGAAAAAGAGTCTTTAAAAAGAAGGTTTTGGTAA
- a CDS encoding MFS transporter, with protein sequence MVRKNIYLICAALFPLTICSGIIYSILSLFIADLGASKTQIGIVFTIGSIGGAVAAPLFGRTSDKIGSKVILLVSMALFFIVFLSYSLARNLIGMCIIQAIEGIAWAALGVSGMYLVTDSVPTEQKGEAIGLYNMTWYLGWIIGPGLGGFLSDSIGFRRTFILCSILILIGVLLTIKALNLIKGEVNESN encoded by the coding sequence ATGGTAAGAAAGAATATTTATTTGATTTGTGCAGCTCTTTTCCCGCTTACCATTTGCTCTGGGATCATTTACTCTATATTATCTCTTTTCATAGCTGATTTAGGTGCTTCAAAAACTCAAATAGGCATAGTTTTCACCATAGGATCTATTGGAGGCGCTGTTGCGGCACCTTTATTTGGGAGAACCTCAGATAAAATAGGTTCTAAAGTAATTTTACTTGTTTCAATGGCTCTTTTCTTTATTGTGTTTCTTTCATACTCCTTAGCTAGAAATTTAATTGGCATGTGTATTATTCAAGCTATTGAAGGAATAGCATGGGCAGCTTTAGGAGTTTCAGGAATGTATTTAGTAACTGATTCTGTTCCAACGGAACAAAAAGGAGAGGCTATAGGGTTATACAATATGACTTGGTATCTTGGATGGATAATTGGACCAGGGCTTGGAGGCTTTCTTTCCGATTCGATAGGATTTAGGCGAACATTTATTTTATGCTCAATTTTAATCTTAATTGGAGTGCTGCTTACAATTAAAGCTTTAAATCTTATAAAAGGGGAGGTTAATGAGTCAAATTAA
- a CDS encoding signal peptidase I, with protein sequence MNINKKELVKNVLLIIIILASVQAGWQILKFSLNTSIPLAYVPSKSMEPTLKVGDLVVIKGFPSNEIKEGSIIVFYVPGHYGEDEYRIVHRVVKVVDLGSGLGFETKGDNNPISDYYRWGYIPASYIVGVVVYKIPYIGYAALVVRKPLGILIISILIAIILFSELFESKKKSFNQKVN encoded by the coding sequence TTGAATATAAATAAAAAGGAACTTGTTAAAAATGTACTTTTAATAATTATTATTTTAGCGTCTGTTCAAGCAGGATGGCAAATTCTAAAGTTTTCATTAAATACTTCAATTCCTTTAGCTTATGTGCCGTCTAAAAGCATGGAGCCCACTCTTAAAGTTGGAGATTTAGTTGTAATTAAGGGGTTTCCCTCTAACGAAATAAAGGAAGGGTCAATTATAGTATTTTATGTTCCAGGGCATTATGGAGAAGACGAATATAGAATAGTTCATAGAGTTGTTAAAGTGGTTGATTTAGGAAGCGGATTAGGCTTTGAAACTAAAGGCGATAATAACCCTATTTCAGATTACTATAGATGGGGTTATATCCCAGCATCTTATATTGTTGGAGTTGTTGTTTATAAGATTCCTTATATTGGGTATGCAGCTTTGGTGGTTAGAAAGCCGCTTGGGATATTAATTATCTCTATTTTAATAGCGATAATCTTATTCTCTGAGCTTTTTGAATCTAAAAAGAAAAGTTTTAATCAAAAAGTTAATTAA
- a CDS encoding zinc-ribbon domain-containing protein — MSQIKKPLKELDTFEVITQAINFYKAHFINLFTPLLISSVLTGLILSVVSISLPLNLTSYIRGNLNNLIPSVIVFFTAILFATILSWIINMIAGGVTVKYTSSLLEETPINLKESFKIVIRKLPALLGASFISGLLIAIGFMLLVVPGIILSIIFFLFTPAIIIENLGIIASLKRSRNLVAKRWIKTFGILLFLMILIGLASFISGRIQAFLVGSPIQIGFLISSIISALVTPIYFIAMTIYYYCMIAKASTTIPLVPPTIQETKYCIQCGAKIPINAKFCLICGAKQTINSS; from the coding sequence ATGAGTCAAATTAAGAAACCTTTAAAAGAACTTGATACTTTTGAAGTTATAACGCAAGCAATTAATTTTTATAAAGCACATTTTATAAATTTGTTTACCCCATTGCTTATTTCAAGCGTGTTAACGGGATTAATATTAAGCGTAGTTTCAATTTCCCTACCTTTAAATTTAACGAGTTATATAAGAGGTAATTTAAATAATTTAATTCCAAGCGTGATTGTTTTCTTTACTGCAATTCTGTTCGCTACAATTTTAAGTTGGATAATCAACATGATTGCTGGAGGAGTAACTGTTAAATATACATCTAGCTTGCTTGAAGAAACACCTATAAACCTTAAAGAATCTTTTAAGATAGTAATTAGAAAGTTACCCGCACTACTTGGAGCTAGTTTTATTTCAGGTTTATTAATTGCAATTGGATTTATGCTTCTAGTAGTTCCAGGAATAATCTTATCAATAATATTCTTTCTCTTTACTCCAGCTATTATAATAGAGAATTTAGGAATTATCGCAAGCCTAAAAAGAAGCAGAAATCTTGTAGCTAAAAGATGGATTAAAACTTTCGGCATATTATTATTCTTAATGATTTTAATTGGGTTAGCATCATTCATAAGTGGAAGAATCCAAGCTTTTTTAGTGGGAAGCCCCATTCAAATCGGCTTCCTAATTTCCTCTATTATCTCAGCTTTAGTTACGCCAATATACTTTATCGCCATGACAATTTATTATTACTGTATGATCGCAAAAGCATCTACTACTATTCCCCTGGTTCCACCAACAATTCAAGAAACTAAATATTGCATTCAATGTGGAGCTAAAATTCCAATTAACGCAAAGTTTTGCTTAATATGCGGAGCAAAACAAACCATAAATTCAAGTTAA
- a CDS encoding TMEM165/GDT1 family protein — protein MVFVFISIIMALSLISALTIYLGKLLSNKLKESVLTKVSGIMFIVIGVTFFPILKF, from the coding sequence TTGGTTTTTGTTTTCATTAGCATCATAATGGCGTTAAGTTTAATATCAGCCTTAACTATTTATCTGGGTAAACTTCTTTCTAATAAACTTAAGGAGAGTGTTTTAACGAAAGTTTCTGGCATTATGTTTATAGTAATAGGTGTAACTTTTTTTCCTATTCTAAAATTCTAG